From the Candidatus Eisenbacteria bacterium genome, the window GTGGTGTTATAGGACATGAAAGGCATATCGCCGATGATGAGGGCGTATTTGGCCCCACGGGTCACTGCCTTGGTATGGTGGATCATCTCATCCATGGTGACCGGGAGGGTATTTTCGTATCCCAGTACCGTCATGCCGAGGGAATCCCCTACCAGGATGATATCGATTCCAGCCCGGTCTTCGAGCAGGGCCATGGGATAGTCATAGGCGGTGAGCATGGTGATCTTCCTGCCCTCATTTTTCATCGTCTGAATATCCACGGGCGCAATTTTTTTGCGTTCCATCTTTTTTCTCTCCTGTTTCTTATTGTCAGCCCTAAAGGGCTGAGTTACGTATCTCAAGGCTTTAGCCTTGATGAAAGCTTTTTTCGATGACCTTGATCAGATCGGTGATCATTTGATTGTATGGCACGGAGATCCCGAGACGCCCTGCCTCTCTCACGATGGCTCCATTGATGGCATCGATTTCGGTTCTCCTTCTGTAGTCGAGATCCTGGCCCATGGAACAGCGGTTCTCTCTGGTCGCTTCAATGACGGTTTTGACCCTCTCCATGGGACTCCCTTCGATCCGAATGGACTTTCTTTTCGCCACCTCTATTGCCTCGGAGACCAGGGCTTCCATTATTCTCAAGGTTTCAGGGTGATCGAGAAGCTGGCCATTCTTTAATCCAAGGAGAGCTGCCAGGGCATTCAGACCCACATTGACAAAGAGTTTTTCCCATACGAGGTCATGGATACGAGAAGAGACTTCGGTTTCAATTCCGGCGTTGTTGAACATCCGGGCGATTTGAGCGACTCGGTCTGTGATCTTTCCGTCCAGTTCACCCAGATAGGTCTTGCCCATCCCTCCATGGCGGATATGGCCTGGTCCCAGAAGAGTGGCTCCCTGGCCTGTCACACCCAGGACGACCTTCTTTCGATCGATCAGGCTACAGATCATCTCCTCATTTCCAAGACCATTCTGGAGGGTG encodes:
- a CDS encoding 2-dehydropantoate 2-reductase, whose translation is MKTVIVGAGAMGSLFGGLLSPSDEEVWLVDIWKEHIDSIRSNGLVIEGKREGRTIPVKATMDVTSFGKADLVLFFVKTYHTEKAVSDSLALEKEDTIFLTLQNGLGNEEMICSLIDRKKVVLGVTGQGATLLGPGHIRHGGMGKTYLGELDGKITDRVAQIARMFNNAGIETEVSSRIHDLVWEKLFVNVGLNALAALLGLKNGQLLDHPETLRIMEALVSEAIEVAKRKSIRIEGSPMERVKTVIEATRENRCSMGQDLDYRRRTEIDAINGAIVREAGRLGISVPYNQMITDLIKVIEKSFHQG